In Pseudovibrio brasiliensis, the following are encoded in one genomic region:
- the meaB gene encoding methylmalonyl Co-A mutase-associated GTPase MeaB produces the protein MNARLASSRDNIDDLAERLLNGQRAALARGITLVESKKPAHREQAEALLTKVMGSTGNAFRIGVTGVPGVGKSTTIDTFGSNLTAAGHKVAVLAVDPSSTRTGGSILGDKTRMAQLAVDRNAYIRPSPSAGTLGGVAAKTRESMLLCEAAGFDVILVETVGIGQSETTVAQMVDFFLVLMLPGAGDELQGIKKGVLEIADLIAVNKAEGDGLIRARSAASEYRAALNILAPRSKHWSPPVLTISGLANEGLDDLWRQLGIFKERMQASGDWESKRAEQQLAWMWGLLNEKLQTALKANPEIKAALPGIESAVKSGNLPATAAASKLASLFGI, from the coding sequence ATGAATGCACGCCTCGCTTCTTCCAGAGACAACATTGATGATCTTGCCGAACGGCTGCTGAATGGGCAGCGCGCAGCGCTTGCACGCGGCATTACGCTTGTTGAATCCAAGAAGCCTGCCCACCGGGAGCAAGCGGAAGCCCTGCTGACCAAAGTGATGGGCTCCACTGGAAATGCATTCCGCATCGGCGTGACCGGCGTTCCGGGCGTTGGCAAATCCACCACCATCGATACGTTTGGCTCCAACCTGACGGCTGCAGGGCACAAGGTGGCTGTACTGGCAGTTGATCCTTCCTCCACGCGTACAGGCGGCTCCATTTTGGGTGACAAGACCCGGATGGCACAGCTGGCTGTTGATCGTAATGCATACATACGCCCCTCTCCGTCCGCTGGCACGCTGGGTGGTGTTGCTGCCAAAACCCGTGAAAGCATGCTTTTGTGTGAGGCCGCCGGGTTTGATGTGATCCTTGTTGAGACTGTGGGCATCGGGCAGTCTGAGACGACCGTTGCGCAGATGGTTGATTTCTTCCTCGTTTTGATGTTGCCGGGTGCTGGCGATGAGCTGCAGGGCATCAAGAAAGGCGTGCTGGAGATTGCGGACCTGATCGCCGTGAACAAGGCGGAAGGTGATGGGCTGATACGAGCGCGTTCGGCAGCATCCGAGTATCGGGCTGCACTGAACATTCTTGCACCGCGCTCCAAGCATTGGTCACCTCCTGTTCTGACCATCTCCGGCCTTGCCAATGAGGGGCTGGATGATTTGTGGCGCCAGCTGGGTATTTTCAAAGAGCGAATGCAGGCCAGTGGTGACTGGGAAAGCAAGCGTGCAGAGCAGCAGCTAGCTTGGATGTGGGGTTTGCTCAATGAGAAGCTCCAGACTGCCCTGAAAGCGAACCCGGAGATCAAAGCTGCACTGCCGGGTATTGAGAGTGCGGTGAAGTCCGGAAATCTGCCAGCCACGGCTGCGGCGAGTAAGCTGGCGAGCCTGTTCGGGATCTGA
- a CDS encoding heavy metal-binding domain-containing protein translates to MLTTTTNTIEGKEISDYKGIVHGEAILGANVFKDLFAGIRDIVGGRSGAYENELKKARQIALHEMTEEAARYGANAVIGIDIDYETVGSNGSMLMVTATGTAVTYR, encoded by the coding sequence ATGCTTACTACGACCACAAACACCATCGAGGGCAAAGAGATTTCCGACTACAAGGGTATTGTTCACGGTGAAGCAATACTGGGTGCGAACGTCTTTAAAGACTTGTTCGCCGGTATTCGCGATATTGTCGGTGGTCGTTCCGGCGCCTATGAGAATGAGCTGAAAAAAGCTCGTCAGATTGCTCTTCATGAGATGACCGAGGAAGCGGCCCGTTATGGTGCAAACGCTGTGATCGGCATCGACATTGATTATGAGACTGTTGGCAGCAACGGTTCCATGCTGATGGTAACTGCGACTGGTACCGCTGTTACCTACCGCTAA
- a CDS encoding SDR family NAD(P)-dependent oxidoreductase: protein MFKEALELGGLAVVTGAASGVGKVAALRFAQRGLGVVLADLPGPRLDAAVEEVRSVSSEGATVIGVPTDVSDEAQVNALADKAFAAGEVAVLMNNAGIEIPSSSWGEMENWKKLLSVNLFGVIYGVHAFLPRMVEANRPAIVINTGSKQGITTPPGNPAYNTTKAGVKVISEQLSHELREANAPISVHLFVPGFTHTGINIAQYPEKPEDAWTSEQTVDYFLERMAEGDFYVLCPDNAVDSKTDHLRVSWAAGDIIGNRPALSRWHPDYAEQFTSYQKAGKIS, encoded by the coding sequence ATGTTTAAAGAAGCTCTTGAACTCGGTGGTTTGGCAGTCGTTACAGGTGCGGCAAGTGGGGTGGGCAAAGTTGCCGCGCTTCGGTTTGCTCAGCGTGGGCTCGGCGTGGTTCTGGCAGATCTTCCCGGGCCACGACTTGATGCGGCAGTTGAAGAAGTTCGTTCTGTTTCGTCTGAGGGTGCGACTGTGATTGGCGTTCCGACGGATGTATCTGATGAAGCCCAAGTGAACGCTTTGGCGGACAAAGCCTTTGCGGCTGGTGAGGTCGCTGTTCTCATGAACAATGCCGGGATTGAGATTCCTTCTTCAAGCTGGGGGGAGATGGAGAACTGGAAGAAGCTCCTCTCTGTGAACCTGTTTGGCGTGATTTATGGCGTTCATGCTTTTCTGCCGCGCATGGTGGAGGCAAATCGTCCAGCGATTGTGATCAACACCGGCTCAAAGCAGGGGATCACAACACCTCCCGGTAATCCAGCATACAACACGACCAAGGCCGGAGTGAAAGTCATCAGTGAACAGCTCAGTCATGAGCTGCGAGAGGCAAATGCCCCAATTTCAGTTCACTTGTTTGTGCCGGGCTTTACTCACACAGGCATCAACATCGCCCAGTATCCGGAAAAGCCTGAAGATGCGTGGACAAGTGAGCAGACGGTTGACTACTTCCTTGAGCGTATGGCTGAGGGCGACTTTTACGTTCTGTGTCCTGACAACGCCGTAGATTCAAAAACCGATCACCTCCGGGTCTCCTGGGCAGCCGGTGACATCATCGGAAACCGCCCTGCTCTTTCCCGCTGGCATCCAGACTATGCTGAACAGTTTACCAGCTATCAGAAAGCTGGGAAGATCTCTTAG